From the genome of bacterium, one region includes:
- a CDS encoding RagB/SusD family nutrient uptake outer membrane protein, with product MMKRRKTGGRALALALLGATLLLWGCESLDFSNPNAPIVDDVTIQSLVTGVEAGMRVDLAIYLRVVGLLGREIYYFEPADPRYTGEILFGNPDPGGFLVNRPWSARYRTIANCRFLLDRNAGPAVDGFAKTMLAYQLLLNANYTDGRIKLDFSGNLAASLTTRDQALEAIHNLLNDGYNDLQAAGAAFPFQLSEGFTGFDTPPQFAKFNRALSARVMAYRGDFNQVLQALAASFIDAAAAMDLGVYHVYGSGLGDQTNEIFENPAATFVKLMGHPSLKTDAEANDQRFVTKLFVRPAATTFDNLTTDLGVTIAASSTDRLPIIRNEELLLLRAEANLALNNLGQAQTDLNVVRAAAGLPAVNLTDAAALTNQLVRERRYSLFMEGHRWVDARRWGRLAELPVDRASDRVIGAMPTPTTESP from the coding sequence ATGATGAAGAGAAGAAAAACCGGCGGGCGCGCTCTCGCCCTCGCGTTGCTGGGCGCCACGCTGCTGCTGTGGGGCTGCGAGAGCCTGGATTTCTCCAACCCCAACGCCCCGATCGTGGACGATGTGACGATCCAGAGCTTGGTGACCGGCGTCGAGGCCGGCATGCGGGTGGATTTGGCGATTTACCTCCGCGTTGTCGGCCTGCTGGGCCGTGAGATCTACTATTTCGAGCCGGCCGATCCGCGTTATACCGGCGAAATTCTTTTCGGCAATCCCGATCCCGGCGGCTTTTTGGTGAACCGGCCGTGGTCCGCACGCTATCGCACCATCGCCAATTGCCGTTTTCTGCTCGATCGCAATGCCGGGCCCGCGGTGGACGGCTTTGCCAAGACCATGTTGGCGTACCAGCTTTTGCTCAACGCCAATTATACCGACGGCAGGATCAAGCTCGATTTCTCCGGCAACCTGGCCGCAAGTTTAACCACCCGCGATCAGGCGCTGGAGGCCATTCACAATCTGCTCAATGACGGCTACAACGATCTGCAAGCCGCCGGCGCGGCCTTTCCGTTCCAGCTCTCGGAAGGCTTCACGGGCTTCGATACGCCGCCGCAATTCGCCAAATTCAATCGCGCGCTGAGCGCGCGGGTGATGGCGTATCGCGGCGACTTCAACCAGGTGTTGCAGGCACTGGCCGCCTCGTTCATCGATGCGGCCGCCGCGATGGATTTGGGCGTCTATCATGTCTACGGCTCCGGACTGGGCGATCAAACCAACGAGATCTTCGAGAACCCGGCAGCGACTTTTGTCAAGCTGATGGGGCATCCCAGTTTGAAAACCGACGCCGAGGCGAATGACCAGCGCTTCGTGACCAAGCTGTTCGTCCGTCCGGCTGCCACCACGTTCGACAATTTGACCACGGATCTGGGCGTCACCATCGCTGCCAGCTCGACCGACCGGCTGCCCATCATTCGCAATGAAGAATTGCTGTTGTTGCGTGCCGAAGCCAATCTCGCGCTCAACAACCTCGGGCAGGCACAGACTGACCTCAACGTGGTGCGTGCCGCTGCCGGTCTGCCCGCAGTGAATCTCACTGACGCCGCGGCCTTGACGAATCAACTGGTTCGGGAACGGCGCTATTCGTTGTTCATGGAAGGACATCGCTGGGTGGATGCGAGAAGGTGGGGTCGCCTGGCCGAGTTGCCGGTCGATCGCGCCAGCGATCGGGTGATTGGCGCAATGCCCACGCCCACCACTGAATCACCGTAA
- a CDS encoding T9SS type A sorting domain-containing protein: MKRLWTVMAVSLVAAGLQAAPFTAPANSPLARKEHPRLFVTAEGVQAMRSRIQSYYKSDFQQFVNAMDQFYSVAPGSGTLTEWNELFGAARSFALLSRIDPATVPGITAGHGRNDYGQKAISLGLYIAQRLPNDWSEAHHGSKNLTTSEGGLASLALQVVYDWTFGLASLEQRQQLADRLITLWNNRYNSEKVKLENHYAANVHVYAGALSFYGDTDLGASYTAKAQAMMDSFQDVFLQRQLGVAERLFEGSSDWVEGDSYSMDGYVGIMLLAAAAGSAMGENYFATNAWLHYAPYYLYYHMMPMPYQGEYYFSQQNTSTVMAFRSSSTSMVMNITAAMLQQADPNLAGFAAWFCEKSPYGLDVNQYEYYDSHLFDFFYKFVFGTRHVAKKSPEEAGIPLSVHLGQGHAMRSDHGANDATLVQFYSPKFWYANGHNEEDMGALNIHRFGSLAVSAANTKNAGDGIPRVQSDGKGLALNNVLGLAGDRALSPEMGTINDGHDTPTDFVEGANTHIGTVEAREYVPGLHDYVNYNYTRSYKGGSKASLARRAVVYLRGPVNHEFVVVMDRVQSAQEKYFVLHTVGDVAAVEGSWQSAGSGHWTGSGRTFKVTNRIDKSHGQMYLTSVLPTQAAVHKFGGSGYEWVWADGSRLDYSASSFTELAGYLLSDHTLQIRSAQGLFLTVMQLGDANTMGAPAAVENISGDSYAGVLLEGERAVIFSRNETRLGNFSYSCKSNKTVKHLLTELKSNRNYTVKRGGTLVASGSTGAHGTIAFSDNPGGEGIYTVALSGATAVEQHDSAPLPHTLQLANHPNPFNPSTTITFTLPQAGPVKLQIFNLAGQLVRTLVAEALPAGTHQARWDGTVEGGGRAASGLYLSRVETAQAVAESKLLLAK; encoded by the coding sequence ATGAAGAGATTATGGACGGTCATGGCTGTTTCACTGGTTGCCGCCGGTTTGCAAGCAGCGCCTTTCACTGCGCCGGCGAACTCGCCGCTGGCTCGCAAGGAGCATCCGCGGCTGTTTGTTACGGCGGAGGGCGTGCAGGCGATGCGCAGCCGCATTCAGAGCTACTACAAAAGCGATTTTCAGCAGTTCGTGAACGCGATGGACCAGTTCTACAGCGTCGCGCCCGGCAGCGGCACGCTGACGGAGTGGAACGAGCTGTTCGGCGCGGCGCGCTCGTTTGCCCTGCTCTCTCGCATCGATCCGGCAACCGTGCCCGGCATCACTGCCGGACATGGCCGGAACGACTACGGCCAAAAGGCAATCAGTCTGGGGTTATATATCGCGCAACGGCTGCCGAATGATTGGAGCGAGGCACATCATGGCTCCAAGAATCTCACCACTTCGGAAGGCGGCCTGGCAAGCCTGGCTTTGCAGGTGGTCTATGACTGGACCTTCGGGCTGGCGAGCCTGGAGCAGCGGCAACAGCTCGCCGATCGTTTGATCACCTTGTGGAACAATCGTTACAATTCCGAGAAGGTCAAGCTCGAGAATCACTATGCCGCCAACGTGCACGTCTATGCCGGCGCTCTGAGCTTCTATGGTGACACCGACTTGGGCGCCAGCTACACTGCCAAAGCGCAGGCGATGATGGACTCGTTTCAAGATGTTTTTCTCCAGCGCCAGTTGGGCGTGGCCGAGCGTCTGTTCGAAGGCTCGAGCGACTGGGTCGAGGGGGACTCTTACAGCATGGATGGCTACGTCGGCATCATGTTGCTGGCCGCCGCTGCCGGCAGCGCGATGGGAGAAAATTACTTCGCCACCAACGCCTGGCTGCATTATGCGCCCTACTATCTCTACTATCACATGATGCCGATGCCCTATCAGGGCGAGTACTATTTCAGCCAGCAAAACACCAGCACGGTGATGGCGTTTCGCAGTTCTTCCACTTCGATGGTGATGAACATCACGGCGGCCATGCTGCAACAGGCCGATCCCAATCTCGCCGGTTTTGCCGCCTGGTTCTGCGAAAAAAGTCCGTACGGCCTTGACGTCAATCAGTACGAGTACTACGACAGCCATCTTTTCGATTTCTTCTACAAATTCGTGTTCGGCACGCGGCACGTCGCCAAGAAGTCGCCGGAAGAAGCCGGCATTCCGCTGAGCGTGCATCTCGGGCAGGGCCACGCCATGCGTTCGGATCATGGCGCCAACGACGCCACGCTCGTCCAGTTCTACAGCCCGAAGTTTTGGTATGCCAACGGCCACAATGAAGAAGACATGGGTGCGCTCAACATTCACCGTTTCGGTTCGCTGGCGGTGAGCGCGGCCAATACCAAGAACGCCGGCGACGGCATTCCGCGCGTGCAAAGTGACGGGAAGGGCCTGGCGCTCAACAACGTCCTGGGTCTTGCGGGCGACCGCGCGCTCAGCCCGGAGATGGGCACGATCAACGACGGGCACGACACGCCGACAGATTTTGTCGAGGGCGCCAACACGCACATCGGCACGGTGGAGGCGCGCGAGTATGTTCCCGGCCTGCATGACTACGTCAATTACAACTACACACGCAGCTACAAGGGCGGCAGCAAGGCCAGCCTGGCGCGGCGCGCGGTGGTGTATCTGCGCGGCCCGGTGAACCATGAGTTTGTGGTGGTGATGGATCGCGTGCAGTCGGCGCAGGAAAAGTACTTTGTGCTGCACACTGTGGGCGATGTGGCGGCGGTGGAGGGCAGTTGGCAAAGCGCGGGCAGCGGCCACTGGACGGGCAGCGGCCGCACGTTCAAAGTGACCAACCGCATCGACAAGTCGCACGGGCAGATGTACCTCACTTCGGTTCTTCCCACCCAGGCCGCGGTCCACAAGTTCGGCGGCAGCGGCTATGAATGGGTGTGGGCCGACGGCTCGCGTCTCGATTATAGCGCGTCCTCCTTCACCGAGCTGGCCGGCTATCTGCTCAGCGATCACACCTTGCAGATCCGCTCGGCGCAGGGATTGTTCCTCACCGTCATGCAGCTCGGCGACGCCAACACCATGGGCGCGCCAGCCGCGGTCGAAAACATCTCCGGAGATAGCTACGCCGGTGTGTTGCTGGAGGGCGAGCGCGCCGTGATTTTCAGCCGCAACGAAACGCGGCTCGGCAATTTCAGCTACTCCTGCAAGAGCAACAAGACGGTGAAGCATCTGCTCACCGAGCTGAAGTCGAACCGCAATTACACGGTCAAGCGCGGCGGCACGCTGGTGGCAAGCGGCAGCACCGGCGCCCATGGCACGATTGCCTTCTCCGACAATCCCGGCGGCGAGGGGATCTATACCGTTGCACTCAGCGGCGCCACCGCAGTGGAGCAGCACGATTCCGCCCCCCTGCCGCACACTTTGCAGCTCGCCAATCATCCCAATCCTTTCAATCCGAGCACCACCATCACTTTTACCCTGCCGCAGGCCGGTCCGGTCAAACTGCAGATTTTCAACCTCGCCGGCCAGCTCGTGCGCACGCTGGTGGCGGAGGCGTTGCCCGCGGGCACGCATCAGGCGAGATGGGACGGCACGGTCGAGGGCGGCGGCCGGGCTGCCAGCGGTCTTTATCTCTCCCGCGTTGAAACCGCACAGGCAGTGGCCGAGAGCAAATTGCTGCTGGCCAAATAG
- a CDS encoding DUF3524 domain-containing protein produces MNIVFIESFYGGSHKAFLDGLMQYSRHRIIPVTFPARFWKWRMRTSALYVAETCGEALRACDLIVATDLINLAELKALTGYRCPAILFLHENQITYPTPEGEKPEVDLGLVNLVSALAADLCLFNSHYHLREFDQALRQLVLTIPEFVPEHARNLIAAKSRVVYMGLNLSDFPRSNIPMNPVPIILWNHRWEFDKQPAVFFNALYRLAQEGCDFRLIILGENFQVHPQEFIIARERLGERILRYGFVESVEDYIHFLSRSDIVVSTAIQENFGFSVTEAMYCHVLPLLPDRLSYPEILPSKFHAQFLYESPAEMDHKLRHLLREYRNLDHVRRELAAAMEKFTWANRIDEFDTIFSDLVAVRQPAKPGALLP; encoded by the coding sequence GTGAATATCGTTTTCATTGAATCGTTCTACGGCGGGTCGCACAAGGCCTTTCTCGACGGATTGATGCAATACAGCCGGCACAGAATCATCCCCGTCACCTTTCCCGCCCGCTTCTGGAAGTGGCGTATGCGCACCTCCGCGCTTTACGTTGCGGAAACCTGCGGCGAGGCGCTGCGCGCTTGCGATCTCATCGTGGCGACGGACTTGATCAATCTCGCGGAACTAAAGGCGCTCACCGGCTATCGCTGCCCGGCGATTCTGTTTCTGCACGAAAATCAAATCACCTATCCCACCCCGGAAGGCGAAAAACCGGAAGTCGATTTGGGCCTCGTGAATCTCGTGTCGGCGCTCGCCGCGGATTTATGCCTGTTCAATTCCCATTATCATTTGCGGGAGTTCGATCAGGCGCTGCGCCAGCTCGTGCTCACCATTCCGGAATTCGTGCCGGAGCATGCCCGCAACCTGATCGCCGCCAAATCGCGGGTGGTGTACATGGGGCTGAACCTCTCCGACTTCCCCCGCTCCAACATTCCCATGAATCCCGTGCCCATCATCTTGTGGAATCATCGCTGGGAATTCGACAAGCAGCCGGCGGTCTTCTTCAATGCCCTGTACCGCCTGGCGCAGGAAGGTTGCGATTTCCGCCTGATCATTCTGGGCGAGAATTTTCAAGTGCACCCGCAGGAGTTCATCATTGCACGGGAACGGCTGGGCGAACGAATTTTGCGCTATGGCTTTGTCGAGAGTGTGGAAGACTACATCCATTTCCTGTCGCGCTCGGATATCGTCGTGTCGACCGCCATTCAGGAGAATTTCGGTTTCTCGGTGACCGAAGCGATGTATTGCCATGTGCTGCCGCTGCTGCCCGACCGGCTGAGCTACCCGGAAATTTTGCCCTCGAAATTCCACGCCCAATTTCTCTATGAGTCTCCGGCAGAAATGGATCACAAGCTCCGCCACTTGTTGCGCGAATACCGTAATCTCGATCATGTGCGCCGCGAATTGGCCGCGGCCATGGAAAAATTCACCTGGGCAAACCGCATCGACGAATTCGACACCATCTTTTCGGATCTGGTGGCGGTGCGCCAGCCGGCAAAACCTGGTGCTTTGTTACCCTGA